Genomic segment of Salvia hispanica cultivar TCC Black 2014 chromosome 2, UniMelb_Shisp_WGS_1.0, whole genome shotgun sequence:
acacatcatatattaattatctaaatatATTCCACCTAATATTCTAGTTGGAAAATACCAAcatatcataaatataaaacaaaagacaaaaaaaaaaaaaaaaataaaacctaaaatggCGCACAAAGACTAAGaaatttgttgtttgattATAAGAGTCCGAACTCATTAAAGAAGAGTGATATACGCGTAGGTTATTTAATTGGAgtttgaataataattaatttaatatttggttctaataatataaatccgtgaaattcttttaaagttttggaattttttaggttttattttagttttttttatctttttttaatatttatgttatgttatatttttcaattaggATATTAGGtggaatatatttaaataattaatatatgatgtGTTATTTTATAACGGAAAAGTTAACGATTCCGTTAAATAAAGATTggaatatatcaaatataaaagtacaaagacttactaaaacagaaaattgTACAAGAAtctattaaaattaacaatcaAAGTACAACGACGTGTTTTGCCTATTTTAATCACTAACATAGTTCCAAGTTCGTCATGCTAAGCGGAGCTAtacatcatatatataaattagtatGGTTCCAAGTTCGTTATATGATGTGATATATTggtaatataattaatgtgcaTGAACGTGGAAGAGTGGTGCAGCTCGGAAAATGACTGCTAAAAGATGATGATATTGATTTTGAATCAACTTCCATCAAATGACATTATTGTGGTTTCCTGGGCCATTATTCCATACTGATTAGCAGCAATGCTACTTAAATTAATGGCGCTATGAAAATCAATAGTTCGAGAAAACATGATAAAATAGATTACCGCAAAATAGACCATCTTGGCATAATAAACAGTTCAATAAAACATGTTAAAAGGTATATATAGTGaatattgaatatatttatgcataaatataaattccgGTAAGATAAATGTATGATTTTTACTCATCCACGATATATGGTATGACAAATTCAAGACTGTATATCTTACCTGTTGGAATCGTGGTCCGATCAATGCAATTTGACAGATCGTTCAAGTGacgaaatatttaattttgataaaattaaataatttataatcgaTCTACGCTTCGAGTAGATGAttgtggtatattcattttctctaacccgattcccggtgagtgagaaataatatatcaaagaATGTCACGATATGGGgagatatataattaattaaataaataattaattaattttggacaCATAGATAAAACAATGTGTCAATTGAGCATATGAAGAAAGCTTCGTAGAATGCATGCACATTGATCGGGTTGTCCAGATACATTTCTGGAATGAACAACTACGTGAGAGGTGTCTAGATACATCCGTCCAGGTTCATCCTCCATGATTGACATTTGTAACGTCTGTAACGACTAGTAACCCCCGGCAGTTACAATCTAGCCATCATGACACACATTATGAATGTTGACTCTATCAATTCAAATGAGTGGGCTTGgcctataaatatgtatgcatACTCTTGCATTCTATACACCATTCACAAGCATTCTACAAAGCATaagctctctccctctcttgcATTGTTCTTCTAACGAAGCTttgccctctcctccatccagttcgccggagTTCTGTTGataccggggcgtatctcgtcttgcggaaaaaggactcctcgactcggctaaaTACTTTACGGTTTATTGTTTCGAATTATTCATTGTAATTTCGTTTCAgtttactttactttattccttcttttgggttgtattacgcccTGCTAGTGTTTATCTCTTGTAACAAAGAATCACCAACATTATCGACCGACACATAATATACATACACTAAATACAAATACTGTacacaaacatatatatactgCACACACTATACATAAAATCAGTGGTGGAGCCAGAAATTTTACGGTAGGGTGTCCAAACGACCATTGAAATTTGTGTTCAGTGCTAATGAGACACGGAAACAGCTCGAACATAAGCAATATAAAAAGCCACACGTGAAAAATAGATGATGAATTTGTTAGAATATACTATAACAccaattttactaataataatatgtttacatatttatagatcAGATAGTTAAtgttccaaaaaaatttataataaaagaaataaataaaattgattttattaatagtatcatgtaatatttaaaatatttatagagtcaAAGAATCAGTTTGTACTCTGAAAATctaatataaatgaatatgagaacataaaaaaaattactaaatcaagaagaagaaaaaaaaagtaaatgaacaAGAAGCATAGACTAAATGATTCAAAAATGTAAGGagcatatttttaaatacgaGAACCACTCTGGGAGAGTTTTGAACCTTGGACCTCACAAACAAATGACCGACACTGAGACCAACTGCAccatattgttgatatattAAACATTGCATacacataaatatatagtaattagGAAAATGGCTGAGGGGCCCTGGGCCCACCGTGGCTCCGCCCCTGCATAAAATATACGCACTATACACAAACTACACGCACATACAAACACACATTGTGTGTGTAatatgtgttgtgtgtgtgcacaaattctttaaattctatttcatgtcaattacttcattttacCAAATATAAGATTCAGAATTAAATGAGATTTAAATgcatttcaattcaattctagAGAATTCTAAGTCCAATTTCTTATACAACCAAACAGGCCTTAAAagttctcatttttattttaaaccgtctcaaatattttttcgatcaaaagagagagataCAAAACTTGAATTCTGAAATCGGTTGAAATCAATGGCAACGATGGTTCTCTGAACGTGTATTGATAAATGGAATTGGCATGAATATAGAcgtatgtattttttttatggttagTTCCTTTAATTGCCCTCTTTTTGCCctttaattgaaaaattgacACTTTTTTGGCACCAAAggcaagaaaaaaagagaggaaaTTACAGAAATCCAGGGCACCATGCAAAGATGCCTCTTTCCCTATTCAATGAAACAACTTTGAAAGAAAGCATAGGCTCATCAGACAATGGCTTTCCAAACGTGAATTCTTGATTCCTTGCTTTAGGCCCTTTGCTCCCTTTCTTTAGTATAAAGACTGCCCACTTCGTATTAGCCTCATTCTATAATCATTTATAATTggacatatttaaaatatacagaTAAATATTACAAATGTTCACTCAATCCATAAATGCTCCATTCGTGCATGATAGAGTATAATATGGTATTCAAATGAATTCCTTATACATTGCTTTTTCagatatatatactataattcTTGGATCAcataatagtttaattaattatatcatgTGGAAGACTTAGATCATGAAAAAGTGCTTGCGTCGATACTTTACTGATAATGTATGGTTTGaaagttaataaaaatgtaatcgATTCGAAGCAATGATGCAGATTGATGGGATAAAATCAACAGTTTAATAAGTGGGCATTATGctttaacaaaatttgatatatatatgtatataaatttcCATTTATATTGGCTTGTATATCAATGATGGGTGTAAGAAATCATGATTATTCATGATCAAACAAAATGAGTCACATCTGCTGCTGTCTGTAGATATATTGGTATATGATTGTGATGCAAATACAGAAAAGGGACTGGTTGAGAATTGTACTGTCTGATCTATAAGTTTCCATGACATAATAGTAGTGGGCTTTTGTTATCCCTTTCCTCCTGAAATGATGCAGAAAATTTCATGTCATTCAAGGCCAACAGCACCTTGCTCTTTTCCAAGTCATGTTGTCCAATGATTCCACAAATAATTATGTCCCTCCATGGATATAATTCGTGCACTTACCATGAATCATCTTGCTTCAAAGTTTTTGCTTCCAAGTAAGCTATATTATGGAGAGGACTTATGTCAacaaattcatgaaaatgaCTCTTCAATGTGGGCCATCAAGATTGACATAGACATCTCATGAGGGCTTGCTAGTGTCTGTTGAGAATTGAGACAATTAACTCATGACAAAAAACCATATTTACTtgcacatgtgtgtgtgtttgtgtgtgtttgtttggAAGTTTTGGCTAATGATACAAGAGCACTCTTTTCCATGTGAAAGATAATGGATTTATCTTTACAAGTGGAGATCAAAAGCAAAGATCTCTCCTTCCCTCTCTGCTTTTGCTTTTTCAGCTCTCCCTTTAGGACTATTCCATCTTCTATTAAAACTCAAATACACATTACTATAGTGAACATTTGGTCCCATTCCTTGGGACAAATTAAGGAGggaaagaataaagcaaaaattaaaagtagaGGGAAAATAAACTTTATTGGTTGCTTCTCCCATGCAATCCTATATGCTAACACAATTAAACATTCTTACAACAAAAACATTGTaatcatttaataataatcatcATCTTTTGCTTCTCTTACATCCTACTGTATGTTGCAGGCACATGAGCCATCTTTTCAGCTGTGGGAattgcaagaaaaaaaaatgcttacTTTTAATGCTgtatttaatagtactaacaCTTATACATCAAAGTacacaaattttatgtccTCAgctattaattaagtttttttttgcaCAATTTTCACACATAATCTTCTGGGATTTTCTGTCAGTATAAAATCCTCTCAGCAATTTCCCAAAACCCTTTTTTctgatttaaataattcactCAAGAAATAGACCAAAAACTCcctaaaaaagaatatgtagaGAAAATTTTTAGCAATGCTCCTTGTAAGGGTACAGAGTGTGAGCCATGCAGAATCTGGATTGAATGCAGGAAATGGTCCCAACATTCAGATATAGTATACTTTTGTTTTAATGCATTGCtaaaatacacaaaacattaaattacTGAAAACTACAACCCAAATCCACACATCTTTCAGCTGTCATTTTCATTACATGGGGTCAATGATATACTAATATGCTAGATGAGTATCTTTGTAATAGTGGCATCAATTGATTACATCAACCccaccattatttattttatatttatacatagatatcgatgaagaagaagaccaTGGTTATGATATGAATTTATCAGAAATGGCTGAGCCAGCTCAGCCATTTCTTGATTGCTCAAAGTGCAATTTCATCACCTTCCACTCAAAGTGAGAGAAAAAAGCAAAGgaaaaaaactatatttttGATATCTCTTCGTTTAAAGATATGAAAGTGTGACAATGtaattcaaataaagaagaaacaaagtgagagagagagaatcaacttttgctttttgtttcttcataATCTCTCATCTTTAAATTTCGGTTATCCAACGGCTGTTTTTCaccctctctcctctctcttctttttccctTAGGCCTAACCTCGTGTTTAAACCtctgcaaaaataaaatttctgcCGCAACCAAAATTCGAACTAAGATGAGCTGATGATTAAAGCAAAAGAGAAAAGGCGAAGCTTAGCTTCTTCCTTGAAGTTGAAGTCTCTTTTTGCAAGATGATTGATTCTTTACCTCTCTACAAACTTCAACTCTTTCATATTCCCTCTGCTTTCCATTTCCTACACTTCTCTTGAACCATTCCACGTAAAAAATGGCGCCCTTCATTGTCCTACTAATTATAGCATCACTCGCAAACACCTCCTTCTCCTCCACCCTCATATCGGACTTCCACGCGCTGGTCGCGTTGAAGCAGGGATTCGAGTTCCCAAACTCCGCTATCAGCGGGTGGAACTCCTCAAACCCCACTTCAATCTGCTCGTGGAGCGGCGTCCAATGCCTCCGCGGCAGAGTGGCATCGCTCGACCTGTCCAACATGGCCCTGTACGGCTCCATCTCCCCCGACATTTCAAGGCTCGACAGGCTGGAAGAGCTCTCCATCGATGGGAACAACTTCACCGGCGAGATCAATCTCGAGAGCATGAGCTCCCTCCGCTTCATAAACATCTCCAACAACCAATTCAGCGGCGGCCTAGACTGGAACTACTCCAGCCTCCCGAATCTCCAAGTTGTTGATGCGTACAACAACAACTTCTCCTCTGGCCTACCTATTGGGGTGGTGAGCTTGAGAAACCTCAAGCACCTCGAGCTCGGAGGGAATTTCTTCTACGGAAGAATACCTCCGAGCTATGGCGAGCTAGCCGGATTGGAGTACTTATCACTAACCGGAAACGATCTGCAGGGGAGGATTCCTAGAGAGTTAGGCAACCTCACAAACATGAAGGAGTTGTACCTAGGCTACTTCAACGTGTTCGAGGGCGGGATCCCTCGAGAGCTTGGCAAGTTGACGAATCTTGAGCATTTTGATCTATCCTCGTGTGACCTGGACGGCTCAATCCCTCCGGAGCTGGGGAATCTGAAGTCACTGGACACATTGTTCCTGCACGTAAACCGGCTCACGGGGCCAATCCCGAGGGAGCTGGGGAACCTGACGAGGCTGGTGAATCTTGACTTATCTCTGAATGCGCTGACAGGGGAGATCCCGTACGAGCTGATAAACCTGAGGCGGATCCAGCTGATGAACCTGTTCATCAACAGGCTGCACGGCTCCATCCCGGACTTTGTGGCTGAGTATCCCGAGATGGAGACGCTGGCGCTGTGGATGAACAACTTCACAGGGGTCATACCTAGGAATCTCGGACAGAATCAGAGGCTGCAGATTCTTGATCTGTCTTCCAACAAGCTCACTGGTACTGTTCCTCACAATTTGTGTGAATCTGGGCAGCTCAGGATCCTTATTCTTCAGAAGAATTTCCTTTTTGGCTCCATTCCACAGGAATTAGGCAACTGTTTGAGCCTGGTGAGAGTGAGGTTGGGAGAGAACTACTTTAATGGCAGCATTCCTAGTAGCTTCATATACCTGCCTCAGCTTAACTTTCTCGAGCTGCAAAACAATATGCTCTCTGGTACCCTGTCTGAGAACACCGACTCTTCATCCAAGAATCAAAGTAAACTGGGGCAGATGAATCTCTCAAACAATCAGCTTTCCGGGCTGTTACCGTTTTCCTTATCCAATTTCGCATCCCTCCAAATCCTATTGCTCGGTGGCAACAACTTCTCCAGCCCCATACCGCCTTCTGTGGGAGAGCTGCATCAGGCGGTGAAGATTGATCTAAGCGGAAACTCTCTCACGGGAGAAATTCCTCATGAAATCGGAGAATGTCTACATCTCAACTACCTGGACTTGAGCCAGAACAACCTCGCTGGCCCAATCCCGCCGGAGATATCCAACATCCGAATCCTCAACTACCTAAATCTATCACGGAACCACCTGACAGACGCCATACCCCAATCCATCGCCTCCATGAAGAGCCTCACCACCGCCGACTTCTCCTTCAACGACCTCTCAGGTAGGCTGCCGGAGACAGGGCAGTTCTCGGTGTTCAACGCCACCTCCTACGCAGGCAACCCCAAGCTCTGTGGCTCGACAGTGAACAACCCCTGCAATGCCACAGCAGGCGCCGCCGCAAAATCGCACAACGCGTTCAAGCTGGTGTTCGCGGTGGGGCTATTAGCGTGCTCGCTGGTGTTCGCGACGGCGGCGATCGCCAAGGCCAGGTCATTCAAGAGGGGCAGCAGGTCGGATTCGTGGAAGATGACAGCGTTCCAGAAGGCGGAGTTCACGGTGGCGGAGGTGGCGGAGTGCGTCAAGGACGGGAATGTGATCGGGCGGGGCGGGGCGGGGATAGTGTACCATGGGAAGATGGGAAACGGCGTGGAGATCGCGGTGAAGAAGCTGCTAGGTTTCAATGGCATAAACAGCCACGACCATGGATTCAAAGCAGAGATCAGGACGCTGGGGAATATCAGGCACAGGAACATCGTGCGGCTGCTGGCCTTCTGCTCGAACAAGGAGGCGAACCTCCTTGTGTACGAGTACATGAGGAACGGAAGCTTGGGGGAGGCGCTCCACGGGAAGAAGGGAGGGTTTCTGAGCTGGAATTTGAGGTACAAAATCGGCCTTGATTCCGCCAAGGGGCTCTGCTATCTCCACCACGATTGCTCGCCCTTGATCGTGCACCGCGACGTCAAGTCCAACAACATTCTCCTCAACTCAAACTTCGAAGCTCACGTCGCGGATTTCGGCCTCGCCAAGTTTCTGGTCGACGGCGCCGCGTCGCAGTGCATGTCCGCCATTGCTGGCTCCTACGGCTACATTGCTCCAGGTACG
This window contains:
- the LOC125208147 gene encoding leucine-rich repeat receptor-like serine/threonine-protein kinase BAM1, with the protein product MAPFIVLLIIASLANTSFSSTLISDFHALVALKQGFEFPNSAISGWNSSNPTSICSWSGVQCLRGRVASLDLSNMALYGSISPDISRLDRLEELSIDGNNFTGEINLESMSSLRFINISNNQFSGGLDWNYSSLPNLQVVDAYNNNFSSGLPIGVVSLRNLKHLELGGNFFYGRIPPSYGELAGLEYLSLTGNDLQGRIPRELGNLTNMKELYLGYFNVFEGGIPRELGKLTNLEHFDLSSCDLDGSIPPELGNLKSLDTLFLHVNRLTGPIPRELGNLTRLVNLDLSLNALTGEIPYELINLRRIQLMNLFINRLHGSIPDFVAEYPEMETLALWMNNFTGVIPRNLGQNQRLQILDLSSNKLTGTVPHNLCESGQLRILILQKNFLFGSIPQELGNCLSLVRVRLGENYFNGSIPSSFIYLPQLNFLELQNNMLSGTLSENTDSSSKNQSKLGQMNLSNNQLSGLLPFSLSNFASLQILLLGGNNFSSPIPPSVGELHQAVKIDLSGNSLTGEIPHEIGECLHLNYLDLSQNNLAGPIPPEISNIRILNYLNLSRNHLTDAIPQSIASMKSLTTADFSFNDLSGRLPETGQFSVFNATSYAGNPKLCGSTVNNPCNATAGAAAKSHNAFKLVFAVGLLACSLVFATAAIAKARSFKRGSRSDSWKMTAFQKAEFTVAEVAECVKDGNVIGRGGAGIVYHGKMGNGVEIAVKKLLGFNGINSHDHGFKAEIRTLGNIRHRNIVRLLAFCSNKEANLLVYEYMRNGSLGEALHGKKGGFLSWNLRYKIGLDSAKGLCYLHHDCSPLIVHRDVKSNNILLNSNFEAHVADFGLAKFLVDGAASQCMSAIAGSYGYIAPEYAYTLRVDEKSDVYSFGVVLLELVTGRRPVGEFGEGVDIVQWVRCLTKCRREEVSRILDPRLTVVPKDEAMHLFFVAMLCVQENSVERPTMREVVQMLSEFPRRSPDFHSSSSSSNHKIGV